From Rutidosis leptorrhynchoides isolate AG116_Rl617_1_P2 chromosome 3, CSIRO_AGI_Rlap_v1, whole genome shotgun sequence, a single genomic window includes:
- the LOC139897869 gene encoding uncharacterized protein, with the protein MLQQNPSSISKTLNPSYFSSFKSTYPLAKFSNPVYKTLRIPIHSQSLKIPLSVTSFSHPQINPSSCRPDVRSYAGRSKKKAGGTSTGRIEGNAELRREAKRNARRKSKQLAENLFYRLKNPHGNYPNNFSEDELQMIGLGYDRMVQFMEKDDPNLKHPYDWYKYGEFGPYSWRGVVLGEPIRGRFSDENVTLIGEVRDQEEWEKIEQFEMSQDFGQRLQSLDKNVGFRYFWVFVRHPKWRVSELPWEQWTLVSEVVVESDKKQRLDKWSLMGRLGNKTRSLITKCAAWMRPDIIYVKRPVYQCRFEPQDEFFKSMTPLLDPDSEQDFMCQLEGDDGRVEMCTYFGGLCKILRVNPKAFADDVVKAFEKASDERKSKCLEFVLGNHPIELLHPYTKEWKAKLEEEELGCDAPDENDDAKGDVLDWVEDDDDEEDEDDIVLDAELSEVEDDVDGGGGGGGGGGGDGDDDDDDDDDDVEEDERYWEEEFKKAANSNEEMEVVARRSVKMSNKLYEKQAQMMEEKKMKKMEMENVEDDELATRRGPRPKISPEEWKQLGYGPRMKKIKKSKIPPGQFLKAAVRPFLYKNLVKEIVLTRHAIVEGEIGGGKKK; encoded by the coding sequence ATGCTTCAACAAAACCCTTCTTCCATctctaaaaccctaaacccctcCTATTTCTCCTCCTTCAAATCTACTTATCCACTAGCAAAATTCTCAAACCCTGTTTACAAAACCTTAAGAATCCCAATTCACTCTCAATCTCTTAAAATCCCTTTATCAGTCACTTCATTTTCTCATCCACAAATAAATCCATCTTCATGCAGACCAGATGTTCGATCATATGCCGGACGCAGCAAGAAAAAAGCAGGAGGTACCTCCACCGGCCGTATCGAAGGTAATGCAGAATTACGCCGAGAAGCTAAACGGAATGCTAGAAGAAAGAGCAAACAGCTTGCTGAAAACCTGTTTTATCGGCTCAAAAACCCTCATGGTAATTACCCTAATAACTTTTCAGAAGATGAGTTGCAGATGATTGGGTTAGGGTATGATAGAATGGTTCAGTTTATGGAGAAAGATGACCCAAACCTTAAGCACCCGTATGATTGGTACAAGTACGGTGAGTTCGGGCCGTATTCGTGGCGTGGGGTGGTTCTTGGAGAGCCGATTAGGGGTCGATTTTCGGATGAAAACGTGACTTTGATTGGTGAAGTTAGGGATCAAGAAGAGTGGGAAAAGATTGAACAGTTTGAAATGAGTCAAGATTTTGGGCAGAGGTTGCAGTCGTTGGATAAAAACGTCGGGTTTAGGTACTTTTGGGTGTTTGTTAGGCATCCGAAATGGAGAGTTTCGGAACTACCATGGGAGCAATGGACTCTTGTTAGTGAAGTTGTGGTTGAATCTGATAAAAAACAGAGATTAGATAAGTGGAGTTTAATGGGTAGGCTTGGGAATAAAACAAGATCGTTGATTACGAAATGTGCAGCTTGGATGAGGCCTGATATTATTTATGTAAAGAGACCGGTTTATCAATGTAGATTTGAACCTCAAGATGAGTTTTTTAAGTCAATGACGCCTTTGCTTGATCCTGATAGTGAGCAAGATTTTATGTGTCAGTTGGAAGGTGATGATGGAAGGGTGGAAATGTGTACTTATTTTGGTGGGTTATGTAAGATTTTGAGAGTGAACCCGAAAGCTTTTGCGGATGATGTTGTTAAGGCGTTTGAGAAAGCGAGTGATGAAAGGAAGTCGAAATGTTTGGAGTTTGTACTTGGGAATCATCCAATTGAGTTGCTTCATCCGTATACGAAGGAATGGAAGGCTAAATTGGAAGAAGAGGAGTTGGGTTGTGATGCACCAGATGAAAATGATGATGCTAAAGGTGACGTTTTGGATTGGgtcgaagatgatgatgatgaggaagatgaAGATGATATAGTTTTGGATGCAGAACTTAGTGAAGTAGAAGAtgatgttgatggtggtggtggtggtggtggtggtggtggtggtgatggtgatgatgatgatgatgatgatgatgatgatgtggaagAAGATGAGAGGTATTGGGAAGAAGAGTTTAAGAAGGCGGCGAATAGTAACGAAGAAATGGAGGTTGTGGCAAGAAGAAGTGTGAAAATGAGTAATAAGTTGTATGAAAAGCAAGCACAGATGATGGAAGAGAAGAAAATGAAGAAGATGGAAATGGAGAATGTTGAGGATGATGAGCTGGCAACTAGACGTGGACCCCGGCCAAAGATAAGTCCAGAAGAGTGGAAGCAATTGGGTTATGGTCCGAGGATGAAGAAGATTAAGAAGAGTAAGATTCCACCGGGTCAATTCTTGAAAGCTGCGGTGAGACCTTTTTTGTATAAAAATCTTGTTAAAGAGATTGTTCTAACAAGACACGCGATAGTAGAAGGCGAGATTGGTGGAGGGAAGAAGAAATAA